CAATTTTAATTTTATTTATTTCACTTGAATTTGAGAAAACCAGATTTTATTATCAAACTGGATCACCGGTTTAATGATTTAACTGGTTTTCGACCAGGTTTGCCGGTTTAACTCAAATCCAGCTTTTAACACAATCCAGTGTGAGTCACGGTCTGACCTGGTCTGACCTGCTCGATCGTACGGCTTGGTCCGGTTTAAAAAAATGGTTAATACATTTCAATAATTAAAATATATATTTTTTAATATTGAATATCTTTACTGTTCAAAACATATATATCATCTTTCAATCTATTTCGAACAAATCTAAAAAAATAATAAAAACATTAAAAATCAATAATTATAATGTGAAACACAAAATAGTAATACTTTTTTAACCAATTAAAGATTAAAAAAAATTTAATCAATTAAAGATTAAAAAAAAATCAAACCTGCAGAAAAAAATAAAGAGAAGCGGCTAGGGTTTAGGCGATTCTAGGGCGATTTTTCGATCTGGCAAGCTCCTCCTCACCGGTGAAGTTTTGAGGCTCTCCTTGCCAGGGAAAGGAAGATAGGAGACTCTAGGCGCACCCTACCGAGAAGTTTTTCCTGCCCCTTGCAGTGGTTCTCCTCCAAACCGGCGCTAAAAACCCTAGATCTCTGTCGTGTTGAGCAAGTTTCGCTTATACGTGGAGTGAAAAAACTCCCCTGTGTAGGGTGTCGGTGTAAGGTCAGAAGTTCTTTTTCTCTGGTCTCTCAAAGACGATCTCTTGAAATGAGTCGATGGTATGGGAACCGAGAGAGAGGCGACAACTCCAGACCAATAGGAAGACGATTGGAAAAGAAAAAGGATGATGAGATAATTCCGATACCGGAGTTTGACTTCTCTGACCTCGTTGAAAAACATAAGCTCACATTGGTGGGACGGATGTTTCATGTAGATGGAAGAAGCGTCGATGGTCTGATTAAGCATATGCCAAAGAGACATATTTGGGACGTAGAAGGCAAATTACGAGGAGTTAACCTGGGAAACAATAAGTTTCAGTTCGATTTTGATAGTGAGCAAGATCTACAAAAAGTCCTGCAACGAAGACCTTGCCACTTTAATAAGTGGAGCTTTTCTCTGGAGAGATGGATCCCGACGATCCAGGAGGATTTCCCAAACTCTATGCTATTCTGGATTGTGGTCTCCGGAGTTCCAAATCACTACAAGAAAGATGAAACGTATCGTAATATTGGTAACGCGTTAGGACTGGTAGATACGGTGGACGTGGAAGGAGGCAGGGTAAGGGTTTTCGTTAATGCGGATGAGCCCCTACAATTTGAGCGTAGAGCAGGGTTTGCTAACGGAGACGTAATCTGGGTGACCCTTAAATATGAGGATCTTCATAGACTTTGTTTCACATGCAAACTCATCTCACATGAAGAAGGTACCTGTCCGGAGCTCACAGAGGCGCAGCGAGAGAGAAACAGAGTAGCGAGAATTGAACAAAAAGATTTGGAGGAAAAAGCGACCAGAGAAGCCTTCTCCATTCCAGCCCGATATGAGTTCGGACAAAGAAAACAAACTGGCGAAAAAATGTTTTTTGGAGGAAGACACGAAGAAAGAGAGACTGGAAGATCTATGACAGCCGACAGAAACAGAACAAATCAGGATCTCCGAGATAGGATTACTGAAGGCCGTGAACCACGTAATAAAAGTGTTTGGAAAAGGCTGGACGGACCTGATGCATCATACTATCCCCGCGATCGGGAGAGACATCATCCATATCAAAGGCCTCAGGGCAATGTTTCTAGAACTCGAGCAGGAGAAAGGCTGAGACAGAGTATGAACTCAAGACTGTTAACTTGGAACTCCAGTGAAAGAAGATATCAGAATAGCTCTTATCACGACTCTCAAAGTATGAACCGGTCGAGTCCCAGAAGAAGAGGGTCCCCAGATTCTCAACGTACAATCTCTGCGCCATACACGTTTGAGCGAGAAGGGAAAGGGAGGAGGAATCAAGCTCGTCGATCACCCCCGAAAGTTGTGCAAGAATGGAGACCGATAAGGCGTACTTTGAATGACGATGAAAGGAGAGAGACTAATCCATCTGAGTGTGGTGAGACTGAGGATGAGAGAAGGAGAAGACTCAAAGGAAAGATGATTGCTCACGACGATTGCCCTGATCCGATAAGACCTCTTGCTGATAGGGAAACTATTCGGATTCGTGAACCACTCCCATTGCAACATCTTACACATGTTCAAGAAGGGAGTCAGGAAGTAACAGAGAAGCATCTGAATATTCGAGATGACACAATGAGAGATGACACAACCAAAGCGAGCAAGGAAAGATCTAAGGATGTAGAAAACCGGGCTAGTCCTGAAAGAAGCCCGGAAATCCCAGACCCGGAATCTTTCTCGGAGGAGGAAGGCGAAATAGATGATGTTGCTTTTGAAAAGATGATAGAACAGTATACCGAGCCTGAACCGATAATGGATGAAGAAATGCTCAACGTAGATGATATTGACGATCTTATGGAGGAAGAGCAAGAGCTGGAACAAGAAAGACAGACAAAGGCGAACAATTCCAAGATGGACATCCAGCCAAAAAAAGGATTATTTGTGATGAAGGCCAGAGAGGGCATAACAGTGGATCACACTCATCGTAGAAGTGCAGAAGAAGTGAACCATAGCAGTCGAACCGGCTTAGGTAAAGCTGGGAAGGATACTGGCCCAGAGATAGAGCGGATCATGCCAGGAAGGAGGAAAAAGATCCCTAGGAGTCCTGATGTTAAAGGTACTGCAGCATCAAAAAAGCTTGCTATACGTGGAAGATCATCACCAAGAAGCAAGACATCGAGACAGAGCCGTGTACCAGCTGCTCGAACATCGTCGAAAGTCCCTCGTAATGAGGTGTATCCCTCTGCTTTACAAGACAGAAAAACCAGTGTATCCGGTTCGGTGGTGTCCCAGAAACCATCCAGTACGCATATATGAATGCAATTTCTTGGAACTGTCAAGGGGCGGGAGCCTACTTGACCAAGCAACACCTGAGGGAGTTGATGCGCTGCTTCAATCCTAGTTTTCTTTTTCTTTCAGAAACAAAAAATGTTTTTTCTTTTATGCAAGACTTTCAGTTTGAATTTGGTTATGATAATTTATACACCGTCGAACCTGCGGGTAGAAGCGGTGGCTTGGCTTTGTTTTATATGAACGACTCTGCGGTGAAGATCATTTACTCTAATGATCGTATGATTGATATTGAAGCGCAGATAGAAGGCCATAGAGTGTATATCACTTTTGTTTATGGAAATCCGGTGGTGGAGTACCGCGAAAATGTTTGGGAAAGGCTGACTAGAATGGGAATTGTTAGATCAGGAGCATGGATGATGATAGGAGATTTTAATGAGATTACAAGCAATGCAGAGAAAAAAGGAGGTCGGAAACGTACTGAGACATCCTTCATCCCATTCAGAACGATGTTGGCTAATTGCGGAATGATTGAGTTCCCGTCTAAAGGCAATACTATGTCTTGGGCTGGAAGAAGACAGAATGGGAGGATCCAATGCCACCTTGACCGTGCTGTAGGTAACGAAGATTGGCATAATATTTTTTCCCACACTGATGTGGAGTATTTGTTGAGATGGGGATCTGATCATCGGCCGGTTTTGGCTAGAATAAAATCTCGTGTGGGCAGACCTAGACGAAGTTTTAATTTTGATAGAAGATGGCTTGGGAAGCAAGGCTTCTATGAGACAATTAAAGGAGGATGGGGACGAGCAGGATCACAACAAAACGGGAATCTAGTGGAGAAAATCGGTAGATGTAGGAAAGCTATTTCAGCATGGAAGCGAAATAATCCCTCCAATAACGAGAAGGTCATCGAGATTCTGAAAGCTAAACTCGATCAAGCCCAAAACGATGATAACCTTTCAACCGAGGAGGAACTGGAGCTCAAATGGCAGCTATGCGCGGCGTATCGTGAGGAGGAGATCTTCTGGAGACAAAAGAGCTGAGCCATTTGGTTAAGAGAAGGTGATCGAAATACGAGATATTTCCATGAAAAGACGAAGCAACGTCGAGCTCGAAACCGCATCACAAAAATCAAGAACTCGATGGGAACTTGGGTGGAAACAGAAGAGGGGATAGAACAGGTCGCGGTCGAATATTTCAAAAACCTGTTTGACACATCGAACCCTATGGATCAGGGAGAAAGCATCCGGTGTATTATCGAGATAGTAACTACTGAGATGAATGAGGCACTTCTAGCACCTACTACTGAGGTAGAAATTAAAGATGCAGTCTTCTCGATAAATCCGGAAAAAGCACCAGGACCTGATGGGGTGACGAGCCTGTTTTACCAGCGGTTTTGGAACCTAGTTGGGCACGATGTTACGAAGATGGTCAAGGACTTCTTTGAAACCAGAGAGATGGACGAGAGAATAAACCAGACAAACATCCGTCTGATCCCGAAGACTGATAGACCGACCACTATGGCTGAGTTTCGTCCGATTAGCTTATGTAATGTAAGCTACAAGATCATCTCGAAGATCCTGTCAAGCCGTCTTAAGAAGATACTTCCACAGTTGATTTCTGAGACGCAATCGGCCTTTGTGGCTCGAAGGTTGATAACTGATAACATCCTACTGGCGCAGGAGATGTTCCATGCTCTTAGGACGATGTTCCATGCTCTTAGGACGAATCAAAGCTGTAACTCTAAATTTATGGCGATAAAGACAGACATGAGCAAAGCATATGACAGAGTAGAGTGGAGCTTTCTCAAAGCTTTGATGGATAAGATGGGCTTCGACTCGAGGTGGACTAACTTAATCATGAGCTGTGTCACTTCGGTCTCCTATAGAGTGTTGATAAATGGAGATGTGAAAGGTTGTATTATTCCTTCCCGGGGACTCCGGCAGGGCGACCCTCTGTCGCCATTTTTATTTATTCTTTGCACTGAGGTCTTGATATCACAAACCCAAGAAGCAGAAAGTGCAAAGAAGATCTCTGGACTAAAGATTGCTAGGGCATGTCCGGAAGTTTCTCATCTATTGTTTGCAGATGACAGCCTCTTCTTTTGTAAAGCGGAGCAAAGTCAATGTCAAGAGTTGATGAGAATTATCGATGTCTATGGGAAAGCCTCAGGACAGCAACTGAATAAAGCGAAATCTTCAGTTATGTTCGGTTCTAAGGTCATAACATCCTAAAAATATGATCTGAAAAGGTCCCTTGGTATCAATAGAGAAGGTGGTATGGGTATGTATCTCGGTATGCCTGAGAAGATTTGTGGATCGAAGAGGCAAGTCTTCGCTTATGTTCAGGACAGACTCAACTCGAAAGTGAACTCGTGGGAAGCAAAACTCCTTTCTAAAGGGGGAAAAGAAGTGCAAATAAAATCAGTGGCCCAAGCGGTACCAACATATACGATGTCATGCTACCTCCTACCGAAAGAAACCCACAAGAAAATCACAGGTGCTACTTCGAGATTCTGGTGGAGTACTAGGGCGCAGAACCGTGGCCTACACTGAATAGCTTGGGATAAAATATGTGTGTCCCAGGAGGAGGGATGCCTAGGATTTCGAGATTCTAGAGATTTTAATCTTGCTTTGCTTGCTAAACAAGTTTGGAGGTTGCTGGTCTTCCAGGACTCGCTGCTCGCAAGAGTGTTGAAAGGACGCTATTACAGGAACTCAAACCCTCCATCCCTCGGCTGGACCAGTCTGTGGACTGCCCGCTCTGTTCTTAGTGAAGGCCTTTTGCGTACTATCGGAACAGGTGCGGATACAAAAGTTTGGGACGACTGCTGGATCCCGGTGGAGCCAGCTAGACCAGCGATCCCAAAAGGGGAAGAGGTCGATAGGGATTTGTGTGTTCACCATCTAATAGTTCATGAGAGTAAATGCTGGAACGAACCCCTACTTCGAGATTTACTTGCAGAGGAGGAGGTTCAGCGAATCCTTGCTATTCAACCAAGTAGAATGGGAAGAAGAGATGGATACACCTGGAAACATACAAGATCAGGCTCTTATACAGTGCGGTCAGGATATGAAGTGGCCAATAACAAAAGGAACTCGCAGCAGAAACAGTTTGTAGAGGAGCCCAGCGTTAAGAAACTTAAGAAGGAGGTCTGGAAGATCAAAACTTCAAGGAAAATTAAACACTTTGTATGGCAAGTTCTATCGGGGTTCGTTACTACTGCAAGTAGACTTTGCGACCGTCATTGCGCGACTGATCGAACTTGTCAACGATGTGGTGCAGAGGAAGAGACCATTAATCATCTACTATTCGAGTGTCCGCCTGCCCTGCAGTGCTGGGCACTATCAGACATTCCAACTTCTCCGGGCGTATTCTCGTGTAAAGCTCTTTTCACAAATATCGATCACCTGCTATGGCGGGCAGCGGAACAAGGAACGCCTAAGGAGAACCTTGAGAAATTCCCTTGGATACTTTGGTACATATGGAAGGCAAGGAACAACAAACTGTTCAATGGTGAGGACACATCACCTATATAGATACCTTACAACTGGCGATAGCAGAGTCTATGAACTGGAAAGTGGCTCAGATAGTTCCATCGGTGGAGGAGGAGGCCATAACTGAAGAGATGAACGTATCGGAGCTTGATATGATACAGCGGCCGAGAAGTCGTTTCCGATGCCAAGTAGATGCATCATGGACACACGAGGACAGAAGGACGGGCTTGGGATTTGTACTACTAGATGATGATCAGAAATGCCTTTTGGGACTTCAGAACGACTGCATCACACCGTCCCCGCTACACGCTGAGGCTAAGGGACTATTATGGGCGATGAAACGGTGTATGAGCGGGGAAGCAGATCTATCCGTTTTGAAACGGATTGCCTACAGCTTTTAAAACTGGTGCAGAAGTTAGAGGAATGGCCAGCCATGGTGAATGAAGTAGAAGACATTTTGATACAAGCGAGTATGTTTGATAATTTTTCTATCTCTTATATACCGCGTGGTATGAACCATAGAGCCGACTGTCTTGCAAAAGCAGCTCGGTCTCGTGTTGATCCATTTGTTTCTGTTTCCGTTGAGACTCCGGCTTGGCTAGCTCATGTCGCTGGCCTTATGGAGTGATTTAATATGAAATGTTTCTTTAGATGTCAAAAAAAAAAGATTAAAAAAAAATCATCGCTTTTAAAGCGCGGATCAAAATCTAGTTTAGGTATTAAAAGTTTCTAAATTTTTCTATGATACTAAGTTCTTAAATATTCTTATTCCCATATTGCGATATATTTAGTGTTTAGGTTTGTTCACACGTTATCTTTCATCATAGAAGCCAAGACCAACAAACAAAAAACTGTCTAAATTGATTGTGTTTGCTTGTAGAGTAATATAGGTAACGTATAGAGTTACGTCAGTTGCAAATTGTAAGGCTTATTGGAGGAAAGTTGAAGTACGACGAAACATGAATACTCCAAATGCCGCAATGCAATAGTAGTGGTAAATCAATAGCAAGTTAAGGCCACAAAATCAAATAAGCACTCAATAGAGAAATTTCGAAAGTACGAAAGGGAAAAACGATTTATATTATAGGACAATGATTATAAAAATCTCCAACTTTTAACTAGTAGAAAATTCTCAAATTCAATTCTTTTCTATGGTTTTGTTAAACTATTTTCTAATTTTGCTCAATTAACAAAAGTTTAGAATTTAAAACAACAGTCAACTTGATATTTTAATTTGTCTTCTCAAAAATTTGTTTTGACATAGCCAAATTTTGAAAGTTTCTATATGACCATTTTCACTCATGAATTAGAGATTTATGGAAAAAATAATAATATCATTTTGTTTAACTGTCTGTTAATTATGTTTTACATTTCTGTTAAGATAGCTAATAGTGTGCTTATTTTAGTCTAGTCAACAAAATTTTGGGATTTAGAAAATAGTCAACCAAAACTTGATATTTTAAATTGTTTTCACAAAAGTTTATGCTTTGAATAGTTGAAATTCAAAAATTAGAGATTTTATGACCATTTTTCCGTTATATTATAGTTATGTTTTGGTAATGCAAAACAATTGTATATGAGATCTTAAAAGATCTTGGCGGTTTACCACTAGTGATCCCCAATCATCCAAAACTGCAAAGCTTGTTTCTGAGTGGAAATTAAAGAACAATTATATAAAAACTCATGTTTGGCTTATAATCCATTATTTTTACTTTTCACATTTTCTTGATAACATATTGATAGTTTTTCTTTGAGAAGTGCTCATAGTCTACTGACATAAGACAAGTCCACCAAGATCTCTTCAACAAAATTAATGTAATAATGCGTCAGACTTTTGTAAACTAGAGTAAGACAAAATAGCTTTCATGAGGATTTTATGCATTACAATGACTGTAACTGTGTAAGTTTGAATTATGAAATTAGATTATTCTAAACACAGTTATGATGATGGAGATCGTGATCGATGATATATCAATTATTTGATTATAAAGATTTCTCCCCTCATGAGTTGTTAAAGTCCACTAGATATAAATATATTCCCTATGAGAAGAGTATCTCTATAATTATCAAATATTTTAAAATGAGAAAAAAAGGAAGACAATTGAATTACTGATATACTGAGTGCTGCAACAACAGAAATGCATTTTGAAAAGAGATAGTAATGGATATATGATCATATAAGCATTAGGAGTTTTAGTGCTCTTTCTTGTACTTCATTTGTCATTTTTTTGGCAGGTTTCATGAACTGTTGGAAACGACATAAGTGGACACATTGACTATCAAAATCTTTATTCAGTCTTTAAGAAATTATAAGAAAAATTTGGAAAAGTTTTAGTTACTTATTCAAGTCGTGCTCTATGGGGACATGGAAATCAATAGAAAGAAAACTGGAATCTGTTAAAATTCAAACTTTTCCAGTGAAGCATACGTTAGATTTTGACCATACAAAGTCAAAATCTTTGAACGTTTTTGGTTGAACAACACTTTCACACCCATAAATTAAGTAAATGAAATGGTTTCTTAATGAACATTTTGACTATAGTTGGCCAAAAGGTATTTTTTTATAGAATGCCAAAAAAAAATAGCTAACACATTTAATATTTTTTATCAAGAAAAATCAACCAAATATCTCCAAAGGTATAACATAATCAACAAGAGATCCATAAGCAAAATCATATTAACGGAAAAACAAATGTATATTGTGTTGTTTACTCAAACTGCATGAAGAACTTGTGATATCTGAAAAAACTAGACATTGTATGTTTCAGTCTTTTATCTTCAATATTAAATCTGAATCACAAATAAAGATTAAAATGAAGCAAATTATTCTCTGGAAACTATTTACACTGTATCTCAAAAGTATAGAAATGACTCCCTACAAAATGTATCCCTGTCTCTGTGAAGATTAGAGTCCACCTTCTAGACATGATCAAGCCAAGAGACCAACTGTTCAGTCGTTGGTCTCTGTTTAGGGTTTCCACTCAAACACAAACAAGCAATCTCAAGAACCCTAACCATCTCTTTCTCATTCTCTTTACCATGAATGAACGGATCAAAAACCTCACTAGCTCGACCCTCACTCTTCATCCTAACAACCCACGAGATCAAATCCCTCCCTCCCTTGGGTTTACACATATCCACCGGTCTTCTATCAGTCAAAAGCTCAAGAAGCACAACTCCAAAGCTATACACATCACCTTTATAAGTAGCAACCGAAGCTTGCCCATATTCAGGAGGAATATAACCCAAAGTCCCAACCAAATCAGTACTAACATGCGTCTCGTAAGGATTCATAAGCCTAGCTAATCCGAAATCCGCTAAATGAGAATCAAAGTTCTCGTCTAGAAGAATGTTGCTGGACTTAATGTCACGGTGCAATATATGAGGCTCACAAGCTTGATGCAAGTAATACAACCCCTTTGCAGCTCCCTGAGCGATTCGAACCCGAGTTCTCCAGTCCAACAAAGCTGGACCGTCGTTGCGCTCGTGTAGCCAGTAGTCTAAGCTTCCGTTCTCCATGTAAGAATAGATCAAAAGCCGGTCGGTATTGTAGAAACAGAACCCTTGGAGTAGAACAAGATTTGGATGTTGCGCTCTCGAGAGTGTTTCAACTTCTGCTTTGAACTCTCTTTCGATCTGACCGCAGTCTCCTGATAACCGTTTGATCGCTACTTTTCTCCCGTCTGGTAACACTGCTTTGTAAACCATACCGAACCCGCCGCAGCCGATAATGTTGGATTGATCAAAGCTGTCTGTAGAGTCCAAAAGATCATCATAGGAGAGAGCATTATCATTATTGTTTTGAAACAGCACCACAATCTTAGAACCAGTCTCTTCGATTTCTTTCCGGTTCATGCTCTCTTCTTCTATCTCCGGATCAACTTCCCCTGACCGTCTACGCGCACGCAACACGATCAAAGCTAAAAGAGTGAGAAGGAAGACCGAACCGAACGCGATCCCAACAGCCATACCAATCTCACCTCCTCTGCTTCTTCTTCTTGAATGTTTGATATATGTTGTTCCGGCAGAACTCGCTTCTCCGGAACAGGGGAACCTACGTTCCCCGCAGAGGTTGTTAAACTCGAAACTCGAGTTTGGGAACGTCTGAAACTGACCACCAGAAGGTATCCTTCCAGACAGATTGTTACCAGCGACACTAAACTTAGACAGAAATGTCAGGTTCTGCAAAGAACCAGGGATGGATCCCGAGAGACGGTTGTTAGAAAGATCAAGAAGCTCCAAGCTTGTCATACCAGAGAGCGAGCTAGGGATAGAACCAGACAACTCATTCCACTTCAGATCAAACACATGAAGCTTCTTCAAATCACCAAACTCCTCCCAGATAGGTCCAGAGAGGTTGTTATTACCAAGCTCAATAGTTGGCGGGAAACCAACGATCTGATTGTACTGTAAACCTCTTGCGCTCTCGTTCCTCTTCATGAAGAAAGGAAAGTCAGGAGACGGTTCGTCCAATGAGATGCTTCCACTTGTCAGACTCTGGAGTTGAGTAAGGCTCTTTGGGATCTCTCCTGTAAACGAGTTGTTGGATAGATCCAAGTAGAATAGATAATTGAAATCACCAATCCAGCTCGGTATAGCTCCGGTTAACCGGTTCCAAGAGAGATCCAGCAGCTGAAGATCCCTACTCGAGCTTAACCATCTCGGAACCGAACCGGTTAGCCTACAATTCGCAACTACGAGCACTTTAAGCTTCTCGAACCCAACAATACTCGCGTCGTCAGGAGGTAACGCCTCTCCGTTAAAGTTTAACGTGAGGACAAGCGCCGTTAAGTTTTTACAGTTCTGAAGTATCCTAAGCGCGGACGTGATGTTAACCAAGCTAGAGTTGGATA
This genomic interval from Brassica oleracea var. oleracea cultivar TO1000 chromosome C2, BOL, whole genome shotgun sequence contains the following:
- the LOC106324299 gene encoding uncharacterized protein LOC106324299, whose translation is MGTWVETEEGIEQVAVEYFKNLFDTSNPMDQGESIRCIIEIVTTEMNEALLAPTTEVEIKDAVFSINPEKAPGPDGVTSLFYQRFWNLVGHDVTKMVKDFFETREMDERINQTNIRLIPKTDRPTTMAEFRPISLCNVSYKIISKILSSRLKKILPQLISETQSAFVARRLITDNILLAQEMFHALRTMFHALRTNQSCNSKFMAIKTDMSKAYDRVEWSFLKALMDKMGFDSRWTNLIMSCVTSVSYRVLINGDVKGCIIPSRGLRQGDPLSPFLFILCTEVLISQTQEAESAKKISGLKIARACPEVSHLLFADDSLFFCKAEQSQCQELMRIIDVYGKASGQQLNKAKSSVMSLGINREGGMGMYLGMPEKICGSKRQVFAYVQDRLNSKVNSWEAKLLSKGGKEVQIKSVAQAEEGCLGFRDSRDFNLALLAKQVWRLLVFQDSLLARVLKGRYYRNSNPPSLGWTSLWTARSVLSEGLLRTIGTGADTKVWDDCWIPVEPARPAIPKGEEVDRDLCVHHLIVHESKCWNEPLLRDLLAEEEVQRILAIQPSRMGRRDGYTWKHTRSGSYTVRSGYEVANNKRNSQQKQFVEEPSVKKLKKEVWKIKTSRKIKHFVWQVLSGFVTTASRLCDRHCATDRTCQRCGAEEETINHLLFECPPALQCWALSDIPTSPGVFSCKALFTNIDHLLWRAAEQGTPKENLEKFPWILWYIWKARNNKLFNESMNWKVAQIVPSVEEEAITEEMNVSELDMIQRPRSRFRCQVDASWTHEDRRTGLGFVLLDDDQKCLLGLQNDCITPSPLHAEAKGLLWAMKRCMSGEADLSKLEEWPAMVNEVEDILIQASMFDNFSISYIPRGMNHRADCLAKAARSRVDPFVSVSVETPAWLAHVAGLME
- the LOC106322739 gene encoding phytosulfokine receptor 1 — translated: MRVHRLWVIVIFLTELLLCFRPSESQTPLTCHPRDLNALRDFITNLEPKPEDWLANDNCCSWTGITCNSSFTGRVTKLELGNKKLSGTLSESLGNLDQIKVLNLSRNFIKKSIPLSILTSPTLQTLDLSFNDLSGEIPQALNLPSLQSLDLSTNNFNGSLTRSIGNLSSLVRLDVSWNSFSGEIPDVFRELTRLKYLSAQTNRLSGGIPRSLASSRTLNLLNLRNNSLTGPLLLNCTAMVELNSLDLGTNRFNGRLPENLSVCKRLKNVNLARNGFRGEVPESFKDFQSLSYFSLSNSSLVNITSALRILQNCKNLTALVLTLNFNGEALPPDDASIVGFEKLKVLVVANCRLTGSVPRWLSSSRDLQLLDLSWNRLTGAIPSWIGDFNYLFYLDLSNNSFTGEIPKSLTQLQSLTSGSISLDEPSPDFPFFMKRNESARGLQYNQIVGFPPTIELGNNNLSGPIWEEFGDLKKLHVFDLKWNELSGSIPSSLSGMTSLELLDLSNNRLSGSIPGSLQNLTFLSKFSVAGNNLSGRIPSGGQFQTFPNSSFEFNNLCGERRFPCSGEASSAGTTYIKHSRRRSRGGEIGMAVGIAFGSVFLLTLLALIVLRARRRSGEVDPEIEEESMNRKEIEETGSKIVVLFQNNNDNALSYDDLLDSTDSFDQSNIIGCGGFGMVYKAVLPDGRKVAIKRLSGDCGQIEREFKAEVETLSRAQHPNLVLLQGFCFYNTDRLLIYSYMENGSLDYWLHERNDGPALLDWRTRVRIAQGAAKGLYYLHQACEPHILHRDIKSSNILLDENFDSHLADFGLARLMNPYETHVSTDLVGTLGYIPPEYGQASVATYKGDVYSFGVVLLELLTDRRPVDMCKPKGGRDLISWVVRMKSEGRASEVFDPFIHGKENEKEMVRVLEIACLCLSGNPKQRPTTEQLVSWLDHV